Proteins from one Lepidochelys kempii isolate rLepKem1 chromosome 6, rLepKem1.hap2, whole genome shotgun sequence genomic window:
- the GSC gene encoding homeobox protein goosecoid, producing the protein MPAGMFSIDNILAARPRCKESVLLHQSAAPVVFSNLHGESLYGTDYSGFYSRAVAPASNLPAVSGSRIAYNNYYYGQLHVQASPVGPSCCGAVQPLGAQQCSCVPATGYEGTGSVLMSPVPHQMLPYMNVGTLSRTELQLLNQLHCRRKRRHRTIFTDEQLEALENLFQETKYPDVGTREQLARRVHLREEKVEVWFKNRRAKWRRQKRSSSEESENAQKWNKASKTSPEKRQEEGKSDLDSDS; encoded by the exons ATGCCTGCTGGTATGTTCAGCATCGACAACATCCTGGCCGCCAGACCCCGCTGCAAGGAGTCGGTCCTGCTGCACCAGAGCGCCGCGCCCGTGGTGTTCTCCAACTTGCATGGGGAATCCCTCTACGGCACCGATTACAGCGGATTTTACTCCCGGGCGGTGGCCCCCGCTTCCAATCTGCCCGCGGTCAGTGGATCTAGGATTGCCTACAACAACTACTACTACGGGCAGCTGCATGTGCAGGCGTCCCCCGTGGGTCCTTCGTGCTGTGGGGCCGTGCAGCCTCTGGGCGCGCAGCAGTGTTCGTGCGTCCCTGCAACAG GCTACGAGGGTACTGGGTCAGTCCTGATGTCGCCTGTGCCCCACCAGATGTTGCCATATATGAACGTGGGCACCTTGTCCCGGACTGAGCTGCAGTTACTGAACCAGCTGCACTGCAGGAGGAAAAGACGACACCGAACTATCTTCACTGACGAGCAGCTGGAAGCTTTGGAAAACCTCTTCCAGGAAACTAAATACCCAGATGTGGGCACCAGGGAACAGCTGGCCAGGAGGGTGCATTTAAGAGAGGAAAAAGTGGAG GTTTGGTTCAAGAACCGCCGGGCAAAATGGAGAAGGCAAAAGAGATCCTCTTCGGAGGAGTCAGAAAACGCACAGAAATGGAATAAAGCTTCCAAAACGTCCCCAGAAAAGAGGCAAGAAGAAGGGAAAAGTGACTTGGACTCCGATAGTTGA